The Thalassophryne amazonica chromosome 18, fThaAma1.1, whole genome shotgun sequence DNA window CTCACAGTATGGTTTGGattttgacattaaatataatgcaaaaaagaGCAACATCATGATTGTCAGAAGTAAGGAGGACTCGAAATCGTGTTTTCCTGCTTTCTTTCTGTCAGGCAGCATTCTCCAAGTGTGTGATGAAGTAAAATACTTGGGACATTACATAACTGCTGACCTGTCTGATGATAGAGATATGTACAGGCAGCGGTGTATTCAATATGCACAAGCAAATATGCTTGCTCGTAAGTTCTCTATGTGCTCTGTATCTGTTAAAATTTCACTCTTTAAAGCATATTGCACTTCAATGTACACTGCCCATTTGTGGCGGCATTTCAAACAAAGCAGTATGCACAAACTTCAGGTTGCATACAATGATGGCATGAGAATACTGCTTAAGGTGCCGAGATGGAGTAGTGCCAGTCAGATGTTTGTAAATGTTAGTGTTCCAACTTGTGCTGCTGTGCTCAGAAACTTCATGTACAGATGTATGTGCAGATTTACAGATTGTGTAAACAGTATCATTCATATCCTGACCAGAGGATATGTACAGAGCTCGGTCAGGTTTTCTTCTAGGCTGTGGAAACATTGGCGTATCAGTTTATAtgacagacagacaccctctctacttttaagattaggctttaaactttcctttttgctaaagcttatagttagggctggatcaggtgaccctgaaccatcccttagttatgctgctatagacttagactgctggggggttcccatgatgcactgtttctttctctttttgctctgtatgcaccactctgcatttaatcattagtgattgatctctgttctcttccacagcatgtctttttcctggttctctccctcagccccaaccagtcccagcagaagactgcccctccctgagcctggttctgctggaggtttcttcctgttaaaagggagtttttccttcccactgtagccaagtgcttgctcacagggggtcgttttgaccgttggggttttacataattattgtatggccttgccttacaatataaagcgccttggggcaactgtttgttgtgatttggcgctatataaaaaaattgattgattgatatggccatggatgaaattggtctttttattgttgttgtttgttttatttttgtatgttATTTTGTGTTACTATGGACCttgtgtctgaaataaagtttgatgatgatgatgatatatatatatatatatatatatatatatatatatatatatatatatatatatatatatatatatatatatatatatatatatatatgtgtgtgtgtgtgtgtgtgtgtgtgtgtgtgtgtgtgtttgtgtgtgtgtgtgtgtgttataacaGCTTATAAGAACAATTAATTTACAATAATTTAAATGACATTTGGGAACAGAGATTAAGTCAAAAGTTCAAAATTAAAAGAGCGGAACCTTCGTGGTTTCGTGTTCAGTCGGAGCACATTTTTAGTTACACGCGCGATCTGAAGGATTCTGGTAATGTTTCTTAGAGGTGAATTGTCGGGAAGCTAATTCGCAGGTAACGATTCTTCTTATAGGGCTTAAGTTCCTCAAATAAACTGTTTTAAGTGTATCGTCAACGTGGACAAACCTTTAGCCAGtgagctaaagctagttagcggTGACGGCACGATTCGAGTACTTCAGTGTTCGAAGCTTTAACACAGTGTTCAATCAGATGAGTACTGTATCATTCTATTACAAAAACACAGATAATGTTTGAGTGTAAGTGAAATAAATATAATCATTATAATCTGATTTTTGTAGTAAACTGATTGTAAGTttaacttttgtgtttttaaactgaTCAGGCTTCAAATGTCTTCTTTGCTGCGCCCCCTCCTGGCTACGCACTGCGTCAGCCGCCACCAGTCATCCGTTCTGATGACGTCATATCTGTGGTAagactgttatatatatatatatatatatatatatatgagatataATTTTTTCTGAACAACTCATAATGTCACTATTTGCTACAACACAAACATTTCAAATTTTGATTACAAAAGTCTATCTGTACATAGCTGTGTAGCTGTGCCAATTAGCCCATtgaattatgattattatttgcGTTTATTTCAGAGCCATTTGTTTAGGATTCAAGgattccaaagaattttattgtcatatgcacataggaacatgttccctgcacaatgaattgtgtctactgcatttaacccatcctaattgccagttaggagcagaggtcgcctttaggcacccggggaccagctaaagatgtacatccctgcctaggtcaacagcagggctgagcaaaccatgaccggcctcatgacaacagacgacacacacataacacacaacacacataagcaggcccggtacatgaacacatataaaaagcacacacaaggtaaaactaggGAGAgaaaaccttcatagctgctgcattaaaccacacagcagcaatgaAGTTTGTGGTGTTTGTGATAACTTGAAGCTGCGGCCTACTCCACAGTGTGAGATGCTGTGGTGTAAGTGGTAGGGCAATGAATTTCTGAGCTAAAGGCCCCGGATTTGAATCTCAATCGCGTTCgccattttgttttctttctatTTCAAGTATTAATTGTATATATGACAGTCATCATAACcttcacgagtaaggtctaacactACTCACgcaaaactttagctgactaagcgtTTTCTGCAACGACTAATGCGAAAAGATGAGTTGACCAAGTGTgtttagtccactaaacaagattagactgctttatgaaactgggccctggagATTTCTctctgtgtaggtcaaaggacaatgtgggattaaaaaaatcaccccaaagttcttcactttgtcagtgtgatgtatgacccgCAAGTCTAGGTTGAGTGTTAGCTGGTCGAACCGGTGtctatgtctcgctggaccagggACCATCATTTCAAGTGTTAATCTTTTGCTCAGATGTTTTGTGCCAAATATACCTTCATATGTTGGAAACGATTTTGTAACTTTGAGCCTGATAAATATGAGACGGTTTTGAAACTGAATTGTGttgcaggtctttttttttttttgtacttcaaATCACtttacattcattttttttctccaaatcttCCATCTTTTTATCTGCAGCTTGCGGGGCCTTCGATATGATACTTGCAGAACTCTGCACACTCGTGCCGAACACTTCTTGTTTCGGAGACTTTGCCTGCGCTTCAGTGCGCCAAGTCGTAGTGCTCAGAACCGAGCAAGGTGGAACCAGAAGTATGAGCAGAGTTGGCGAACGAGGAACAAGACGTTGTTGACGTATAttgctgcaggtggagtcgggatGATTGGTCTGTCATACGCTGCTGTGCCGCTCTACAGGCTCTACTGCCAGGTAAGAAAATCTGGCGATTACAGGTCCAATTGACAAGTCGCCTCGTCATAAAATTTTTTCATTTCTTCTCAAACAAAAGCTCTGAACACAGGCAGggattataattattatatttattttgtgattTATGAATCGATTTGAAAGCTAATTATTTAAactaattaatgaaaataaccaTCAGTTGTCTGTGTACAGTTACTTATTTAATATAACTGACAGTTGAACTGCTCTTTTTAGCTAAACAGTTTTTCCTTTCACACTGTGAATCCTTTTTCTGCTCCTATGGAACGACCAATAAAAAAATTGTCTTTAAAGTGgaaagcgttttttttttctttccttcgaTTCTGAATGCATCTGTCCAACCGTTAGGCCACTGGATTCGGCGGCACGCCAGCTGCCGGCCACGGGGGAGATCGGGTGGAGACGATGACACCTGTGAGTGATCGCATCATCAAAGTCACCTTCAATGCCGACACGCACTCCAGCATGCAGTGGAACTTCAAGCCACAGCAAACGGAAATCTacgtatgttaaaaaaaaaaaaaaaaagccctgccTGCTGTCCAGATTGTCCTTGAAATGATCTGTTAGTGAACAGTTTTAAATGTAGTTTACTTGATTTACTGTGAGTTGTTTAGAAAAGTTAATCTTTAGTGAACTGaagattattacctccgccaaggaggttatgttttcggtcgcgtccgttggttggttggttggattgttagcaggattactcaaaaaatcctcaatggatttcaatgaaatttttaccaggggtgtatcttggcctaacttagaagtcataaaattttggtaatgatccagatccagtattttttttttttatgattctttatcattgcaggatagggccaatttcaacatttttgcatctaacttcattaagacaggtcacaaaggctgaacaaaaattaagttacgacacaacaataatttagcattttctttctcctcattgaaaaaacttattagaaaaaaaaaatgtgtagttgatgcagtttctctttataaatatctTTGCTGAAGATCGAAGGGTTTAACCCTCGGGCGGCTgataccaagctttactaaattataaataatcttttaatgatataagatagacttaccttttttgttgttgttgaaaagTTTAacgccgcagactttcgagccaccgcccaccatctttgtactcctcatagaagctatgtgTTGACGTGAGCATTGTGACTTGGTtcgccgtcacatggttttctaaaatccaatcgtagggcagattcacctcacgtgacacaccaaagattgtttttaggagtgatgtgttactagtttattatagcttgctgtgtgttttgaaaaaatttgtgtggaaaattattttccgctttactttgtcctttcttatttctgattgtaaacctttattacacttataaaacacaactatagcatatatattttgaaagtacagattgtcctgaaaaaagacacataaaacttgattgtgggatgcagggagagctgttaacagcaataataaaacatttatgccaggcgtgtgaactgtacaaaaaatgccctcggaccccagagggttagccactgaatctgaaacatgcgtgaaacgacgtggaagaagtctctttgccaaagggtattccatgtgacgtcagtgaccctatggccttggcggaggtttgcgctctccgagtgcttctagtttctatAATTGTTTTTGTCCTCCCTGATAAACCTTAACACTACAAAACCAGTTAATGTTGCACTGCGTGGGAATAAATtgaaatgttacatttttttttcttcataagtTTAAACATTGATTATAAAATAGTTGGTATCAGATGGTGACAGACAAGGCTCAGAATTGGTCCTGAAACAGTAGCTACATTTTGGTGAGCATATTGTGTATGACGTTGATTCAAATAATCTGATACATGTTTGTGCATATTGTTAAATAAAATCAGTTTAGCTGTTTGGACCTGCATAAAAAGCAGTTCCTGATGCTCTATCCGCTTTCATTTCGGTAATGGTCCCGGGTATCATAGCCGACCTGATAGTAGTTGTTCGGTTTTTGCTGCTCAATCTGCAACAGGAGAGACTCCTTGAACAACAGGTCAGCGGAATCGCAGTCTCTCTTTAGTTCTACCCGAGACAGGATTCATGTGGATGAGCCTCCAAGACAGCGTTCAGAGGATCATCTACATTACAGATGATGTCCCCATTCTGTTTGTTTCtagccatcaaaatggacagatttTGAGCAGTAGTGTCTTTATTGGAAAATCTCTGAGGACATTGAAGTGTCTAAAATCCTTGGGACCTTTTCCTTTCTAACCGATTACTGAAGGATTGCACAATCACTGTTGTTCTGACTGAAGTTCTGATCAGATTCAGCCATTTCATTCTGATTAATGGATTATTAGGTTCCATATAAACTGACTTTAAACTGATGGAATCTTCAAATAAACTAGTTTTAAATTTGTCATGGATAAATTTTGATGTTGTTTATGGTAATACTGGACTAAGCCTTGATCTGACTTGATCTCCATCATGTTTAATGTCTGCAAGCTTTTCCACTGAAACCACAAATAAGAACTATATACATTGTCAGTACTAACTTCAGTTCTGGTTTGACACTGGCTTCAATGGAAACTGCACATTGTAATCctgtttccttttatttttttgaagcgTTCAGTTCTCTTGTGCACTACCACATTTCCCTGACTCTCTTCCTTCCAGCTCATGCTGTACCTCCTCATCCAATCAGATTGCAGTATGAACTTCAACGTTTATTGTATTCTTGGGGTGGAAATGGTTCTGttgacaacaaacaaacacactgtgaCAGTTGGCACCACTCTGTAATATTAACTACGAGACATGAAGGGATGGAACCAATTGGTGATCAGAAGCCCTGCCCTAGGGTCTGGTACTACATTTTAGAGATAAGAAACTGTAGCAGGAACTGAACCTTTGGCCAATGGAAAAACACAACTTCTAGTTTGGAAGGACTTTGGcacctgattttttttgtgtgcaggTTGTTCCAGGAGAAACAGCGCTTGCCTTCTACAGAGCCAAGAACCCCACAGATAAACCCATCATCGGTATCTCCACCTACAACGTGGTGCCTTATGAAGCAGGGCAATACTTCAACAAGATCCAGGTTAGACCAGGAACCATCATGCATCAACACTTATCATAAAACAAGATTAGAATATGACATGATGCATTAAACCAGATGAAAACCAGTTTAAAGTGAGTTTGCTCTGACTGGATTTAAACTCTTTTGACTTGTTCATCTTTACCATGCTCCGAAGGCCTAATGCGGATAAATTGGTTTCAGACTGTGTTTCCGAAAGCCTAGTCTGGATAGGTTTGTTTTAAACAGGATCTCTGATGGCTTAATGTGGATGGGTTGGTTTTAAACTGAATCTCTGAAGGCCCAGTGTGGAAGGATTGGTT harbors:
- the LOC117530431 gene encoding cytochrome c oxidase assembly protein COX11, mitochondrial — translated: MSSLLRPLLATHCVSRHQSSVLMTSYLCLRGLRYDTCRTLHTRAEHFLFRRLCLRFSAPSRSAQNRARWNQKYEQSWRTRNKTLLTYIAAGGVGMIGLSYAAVPLYRLYCQATGFGGTPAAGHGGDRVETMTPVSDRIIKVTFNADTHSSMQWNFKPQQTEIYVVPGETALAFYRAKNPTDKPIIGISTYNVVPYEAGQYFNKIQCFCFEEQRLNPHEEVDMPVFFYIDPEFDEDPRMARVNTITLSYTFFEAKEGQTLNLPGYTRK